In Acidimicrobiales bacterium, one genomic interval encodes:
- a CDS encoding acyl-CoA thioesterase II yields MEPTDQPALDDLIDLLDLERIEVNIFRGQSPDENRQRVFGGQVAGQALVAAGRTVQESIRPGDPERPVHSLHAYFLRPGDPTTPIIYEVDRIRDGRSFTTRRVNAIQHGHAIFTLIASFQVVEDGIDHAMAIPDDLPEPEGLPDFKTRMEPYKEQMGDWYTRPRPIDLRFITNPPDVETRDDDRDPADAVQRLWFRADGKLPDDPLLHDCVVTYASDMTLMDSIFNAHRMKWEDGNIMGASLDHAMWFHRPFRADEWLLYDQFSPSASGARGLAEGRIFTQDGRLAVSVVQEGLVRVITR; encoded by the coding sequence ATGGAACCGACGGATCAGCCGGCGCTCGACGATCTCATCGACCTGCTCGACCTCGAACGCATCGAGGTCAACATCTTCCGCGGCCAGTCACCCGACGAGAACCGCCAGCGCGTTTTCGGCGGCCAGGTGGCGGGCCAGGCGCTGGTGGCGGCGGGCCGCACCGTGCAGGAGTCGATCCGGCCCGGTGATCCCGAACGACCGGTGCATTCGCTGCACGCCTACTTCCTGCGGCCCGGTGACCCGACCACACCGATCATCTACGAGGTCGACCGCATCCGCGACGGGCGCAGCTTCACCACGCGGCGCGTCAACGCCATCCAGCACGGTCACGCCATCTTCACGCTGATCGCGTCGTTCCAGGTGGTCGAGGACGGCATCGACCACGCCATGGCGATCCCCGACGACCTGCCCGAACCCGAAGGGCTGCCCGACTTCAAGACGCGCATGGAGCCCTACAAGGAGCAGATGGGCGACTGGTACACGCGCCCGCGCCCGATCGACCTGCGCTTCATCACCAACCCGCCCGACGTCGAGACCCGCGACGACGACCGCGACCCGGCCGACGCCGTGCAGCGTCTGTGGTTCCGCGCCGACGGCAAGCTCCCCGACGACCCGCTGCTGCACGACTGCGTCGTCACCTACGCGTCCGACATGACGCTCATGGACTCGATCTTCAACGCCCACCGCATGAAGTGGGAGGACGGCAACATCATGGGTGCCTCGCTCGACCACGCCATGTGGTTCCACCGGCCGTTCCGGGCCGACGAGTGGTTGCTCTACGACCAGTTCTCGCCCTCCGCGTCGGGCGCGCGTGGCCTCGCCGAAGGGCGCATCTTCACTCAGGACGGGCGACTAGCCGTGTCGGTCGTCCAAGAAGGCCTGGTGCGGGTCATCACGCGATGA
- a CDS encoding PQQ-dependent sugar dehydrogenase has product MGRGGRAPQEAVGKRRHGAVRYSALAVAVVAALAYSAPPANAAIGVKVKLAFTLTEPIAVALRTGDKKSLYVAQKNGIVKKVTLGKPISVSGTNVIDLSDRVRDNGEQGLLGIAFNAAGTKLYAYWSNSNHDNGVYEYPFANGVADKSQQRTVVAIPHPTYTNHNGGNIAFGPDGLLYIGTGDGGGSGDPNGNGQNPTSLLGKLLRIDAGNPAATVQIVDLGLRNPWRWSFDKAAPHDLWIADVGQDTYEEIDHVAANTTGANFGWNQREGLHPYNGGAKPANNVDPVFEYTHADGSCSITGGYVYRGKKIAGLAGSFVYADYCLGNLFAFNGTTATPLNVHVDSPVSFAQDTNGELWVLSQNGGVYRLLKKKA; this is encoded by the coding sequence ATGGGCCGCGGTGGCCGTGCCCCACAGGAAGCCGTCGGGAAACGCCGTCATGGAGCCGTACGGTATTCGGCCCTCGCCGTCGCGGTCGTCGCCGCGCTGGCGTATTCGGCGCCCCCGGCAAACGCCGCCATCGGCGTCAAGGTCAAGCTGGCCTTCACGCTGACCGAGCCGATCGCCGTGGCGCTGCGCACCGGCGACAAGAAGTCGCTCTACGTCGCGCAGAAGAACGGCATCGTGAAGAAGGTGACGCTCGGCAAGCCGATCAGTGTGTCGGGCACGAACGTCATCGACCTCAGCGACCGGGTGCGCGACAACGGCGAGCAGGGTCTGCTCGGCATCGCCTTTAACGCCGCCGGGACGAAGCTGTACGCCTACTGGAGCAACAGCAATCACGACAACGGCGTCTACGAGTACCCCTTCGCCAACGGCGTGGCCGACAAGTCACAGCAGCGCACCGTGGTTGCGATCCCGCACCCGACCTACACCAACCACAACGGGGGCAACATCGCCTTCGGACCCGACGGCTTGCTCTACATCGGCACCGGCGACGGCGGCGGCTCCGGCGACCCCAACGGCAACGGCCAGAACCCGACGTCGCTGTTGGGCAAGCTGCTGCGCATCGACGCCGGCAACCCGGCGGCGACGGTGCAGATCGTCGACCTCGGCCTGCGCAACCCGTGGCGGTGGTCCTTCGACAAGGCGGCGCCCCATGATCTCTGGATCGCCGACGTGGGCCAGGACACCTACGAAGAAATCGACCACGTGGCGGCGAATACCACCGGCGCGAACTTCGGCTGGAACCAGCGCGAGGGCCTCCACCCCTACAACGGCGGCGCCAAGCCCGCCAACAACGTCGACCCCGTGTTCGAGTACACCCACGCCGACGGCAGCTGCTCGATCACCGGCGGCTACGTCTACCGCGGCAAGAAGATCGCCGGTCTCGCCGGCAGCTTCGTGTACGCCGACTACTGCCTCGGGAACCTGTTCGCCTTCAACGGGACAACGGCGACGCCGCTCAACGTCCACGTGGACAGCCCGGTCTCCTTCGCCCAGGACACCAACGGCGAGCTGTGGGTGCTGTCGCAGAACGGCGGCGTGTACCGGCTGCTGAAGAAGAAGGCGTAG
- a CDS encoding glycoside hydrolase family 1 protein has translation MTAFPDGFLWGTATAAHQVEGGNWNNDWWAWECNPDSGCAEPSGDACNHWELFEHDLDLLAGFGFNAYRFSLEWSRVEPEDGLWSRAAIDHYRRVAEACRQRGITPIVTFHHFTTPRWVAHHGGWEEPTTADRFAVFCHRAAEHLADLMAYACTINEPNMVATHGYLTGGFPPGRRDPALRRAVNDVFVDAHRKAVDAIHAAAPGVPVGLTLAMQDNQALPGGEAYRDRVQRNLEDVFLEAVRGDDFLGVQCYTRARFGPEGNVAPEDGVPRTQMGYEVWPEALEACIRRAYAVTDGVPVIVTENGIGTDDDAQRIDYVTRALEGVKRCLADGIDVRGYLYWSLLDNFEWALGYRPTFGLVAVNRHTFERHPKPSAYWLGEIASAVR, from the coding sequence ATGACGGCGTTTCCCGACGGCTTCCTGTGGGGCACGGCCACCGCGGCCCATCAGGTCGAAGGCGGCAACTGGAACAACGACTGGTGGGCGTGGGAGTGCAACCCGGACTCGGGCTGCGCCGAGCCGTCGGGCGATGCGTGCAACCACTGGGAACTGTTCGAGCATGACCTCGACCTCCTCGCCGGGTTCGGATTCAATGCCTATCGCTTTTCGCTGGAGTGGAGTCGCGTCGAGCCCGAGGACGGGCTGTGGTCGCGCGCCGCGATCGACCACTACCGTCGCGTTGCCGAAGCGTGCCGCCAGCGCGGCATCACGCCGATCGTCACGTTCCATCACTTCACGACGCCGCGCTGGGTCGCCCACCACGGCGGCTGGGAGGAGCCGACGACGGCCGACCGCTTCGCCGTGTTCTGCCACCGCGCCGCCGAGCACCTCGCCGACCTCATGGCCTACGCCTGCACGATTAACGAGCCGAACATGGTGGCGACCCACGGCTACCTGACCGGAGGCTTCCCGCCCGGCCGGCGCGATCCGGCGCTGCGGCGCGCCGTCAACGACGTGTTCGTCGACGCCCACCGCAAGGCCGTCGACGCCATCCACGCCGCCGCGCCGGGCGTCCCCGTTGGTCTCACTCTGGCGATGCAGGACAACCAGGCGCTGCCCGGCGGCGAGGCGTACCGCGACCGCGTGCAGCGCAACCTCGAAGACGTCTTCCTCGAAGCCGTACGCGGCGACGACTTCCTCGGCGTGCAGTGCTACACCCGGGCGCGCTTCGGTCCGGAAGGCAACGTCGCGCCCGAAGACGGGGTGCCGCGCACCCAGATGGGCTACGAGGTGTGGCCCGAAGCGCTCGAAGCCTGCATCCGGCGCGCCTACGCCGTGACCGACGGCGTGCCCGTCATCGTGACCGAGAACGGCATCGGCACCGACGACGACGCGCAGCGCATCGACTACGTCACCCGCGCCCTCGAAGGCGTGAAGCGCTGCCTCGCCGACGGCATCGACGTGCGCGGCTACCTGTACTGGTCGTTGCTGGACAACTTCGAGTGGGCGCTGGGGTACCGGCCTACGTTCGGACTCGTCGCCGTCAACCGCCACACCTTCGAGCGCCACCCGAAGCCGTCGGCCTACTGGTTGGGTGAGATCGCCTCGGCGGTACGATGA
- a CDS encoding GtrA family protein: MATTIADLRARAKSPSGQKAIKYTMVSIIAVVITQIALLALQLFHVAPVPANLIACTIGGVPSYYLNRRWAWGKSGKSHLWKEVVPFWTMNFIGIGFSTVCVAFADHYGKAHIDTHLMRSLLVNAANLGSFGILWIGKFLAFNKFMFGVEHG; the protein is encoded by the coding sequence ATGGCAACGACGATCGCCGACCTACGCGCCCGCGCGAAGAGTCCGAGCGGGCAGAAGGCGATCAAGTACACGATGGTCTCGATCATCGCCGTGGTGATCACGCAGATTGCGCTGCTGGCGTTGCAGTTGTTCCACGTCGCCCCGGTGCCGGCGAACCTCATCGCCTGCACCATCGGCGGCGTGCCCAGCTACTACCTGAACCGGCGCTGGGCGTGGGGCAAGTCGGGCAAGAGCCACCTGTGGAAGGAAGTCGTGCCCTTCTGGACGATGAACTTCATCGGTATCGGCTTCTCGACCGTGTGCGTCGCGTTCGCCGACCACTACGGCAAGGCGCACATCGACACGCACCTGATGCGCTCGCTGTTGGTGAACGCCGCCAACCTCGGTTCTTTCGGGATCCTGTGGATCGGCAAGTTCCTGGCGTTCAACAAGTTCATGTTCGGCGTCGAGCATGGATGA
- a CDS encoding class I SAM-dependent methyltransferase, translating to MDDALRAVAARTKGFMPVDEGNALHEAGLVAARSGLGPLVEIGTYCGLSSIYLGAAVRAGGSVLFTVDHHRGSEENQAGWEHHDTDLDDPLTGRMDTLPFFRRTLADARLEDVVVGVVGDSPTIASVWRTPLSLLFIDGGHGDEPAWADYKGWTPHLASGGWLAIHDVFPNPADGGRPPYELYRHAVDNDGFVDVSATGSLRVLRKA from the coding sequence ATGGATGACGCGTTACGGGCGGTTGCGGCGCGCACCAAGGGTTTCATGCCGGTCGACGAGGGCAACGCGTTGCACGAGGCGGGCCTCGTCGCCGCCCGCAGCGGGCTCGGCCCGCTCGTCGAGATCGGTACGTACTGCGGGTTGTCGTCGATCTACCTCGGTGCGGCGGTGCGCGCCGGCGGCAGCGTGCTGTTCACCGTCGACCACCATCGCGGCTCGGAGGAGAACCAGGCCGGGTGGGAGCACCACGACACCGACCTCGACGATCCGCTGACCGGGCGCATGGATACCCTGCCGTTCTTCCGTCGCACGCTCGCCGATGCGCGCCTCGAAGACGTCGTGGTCGGCGTCGTCGGCGACTCGCCGACGATCGCTTCCGTGTGGCGCACCCCGCTGTCGTTGCTGTTCATCGACGGCGGCCACGGCGACGAGCCGGCGTGGGCCGACTACAAGGGCTGGACGCCGCACCTGGCGTCCGGCGGGTGGCTGGCCATCCACGACGTGTTCCCGAACCCGGCCGACGGCGGGCGCCCGCCCTACGAGCTGTACCGCCACGCCGTCGACAACGACGGCTTCGTCGACGTCAGCGCTACCGGCAGCTTGCGCGTGCTCCGCAAGGCGTAA
- a CDS encoding class I SAM-dependent methyltransferase yields the protein MLTVNYDRLGVKPGDYLLDMGCGAGRHAYEAARRGAKVVALDMDDVEVKTTAGLLLAMQENGDIPSPGVGMTSVGNALKLPFADGAFDRVIASEILEHIPTDTVAMEELARVVRVGGTLGITVPRWGPELINWALSDEYHMTPGGHVRIYRQSVITQRLRDAGLTVTGVASTHGLHSPYWWLKCAVGVSNDTHPLVKAYHQLLTWQITDNPLPLRLAEAATAPFIGKSLVIYARKD from the coding sequence GTGCTCACCGTTAACTACGACCGCCTGGGTGTGAAGCCGGGCGACTATCTGCTCGACATGGGTTGCGGGGCCGGGCGCCACGCCTACGAGGCGGCCCGGCGCGGCGCCAAGGTCGTCGCCCTCGACATGGACGACGTCGAGGTCAAGACCACCGCCGGCCTGCTGCTCGCCATGCAGGAGAACGGCGACATCCCGTCGCCGGGCGTCGGCATGACGTCGGTGGGCAACGCGCTGAAGCTGCCCTTCGCCGACGGGGCCTTCGACCGCGTCATCGCCAGCGAGATCCTCGAACACATCCCCACCGACACCGTCGCCATGGAAGAGCTGGCGCGCGTCGTGCGCGTCGGCGGGACGCTCGGCATCACGGTGCCGCGCTGGGGCCCCGAGCTGATCAACTGGGCGCTGAGCGACGAGTACCACATGACGCCGGGCGGCCACGTGCGCATTTACCGCCAGTCGGTGATCACGCAGCGCTTACGCGACGCCGGCCTCACCGTCACCGGCGTGGCGTCGACGCACGGACTGCACTCGCCGTACTGGTGGCTCAAGTGCGCCGTCGGCGTGTCGAACGACACGCACCCGCTGGTGAAGGCGTACCACCAGCTGCTCACGTGGCAGATCACCGACAACCCGCTGCCGCTGCGCCTCGCCGAAGCGGCGACGGCGCCGTTCATCGGCAAGTCGCTCGTCATCTATGCGAGGAAGGACTGA
- a CDS encoding glycosyltransferase family 4 protein: protein MAGPLRIAFLIYRGNPYSGGQGVYTRYLTKALVDLGHEVEVFAGPPYPVLDDGVKLTPVPSLDLYREPDPFRIPWPWEFKSWIDVEEFAIMASGGFPEPRTWSHRIRRVLAQRKGDFDIVHDNQCLGSGLLGVVEDGWPLLTTLHHPITVDRDLDLAAAQGARQLTLRRWYQFLGMQKRVARQLPRLVTVSTSSKRDINAQMGVDLDRLGVVPVGVDHERFRRLPHVKKVPGRLMTTASADVPLKGLMPLLEAVAKVKTERDVTLTLVGKPRSGSKVAQRVAELGLSDIVQFNTGISDDRMVELFNEAEVAVVPSLYEGFSLPAVEAMACSTALVATTGGALPEVVGTDGTTGVLVPPNDPGALAQAIVKVLDNRKLRQSLERNGRKRVEKLFTWKACAEGTVREYEEVLRAHR from the coding sequence ATGGCCGGGCCCCTCCGCATCGCGTTCCTGATCTACCGCGGGAACCCGTACTCCGGCGGCCAGGGCGTCTACACCCGCTATCTCACCAAGGCGCTCGTCGACCTGGGCCACGAGGTCGAGGTGTTCGCCGGCCCGCCGTACCCCGTGCTCGACGACGGCGTGAAGCTCACGCCCGTCCCGTCGCTCGACCTGTACCGGGAGCCCGACCCGTTCCGCATCCCGTGGCCGTGGGAGTTCAAGTCGTGGATCGACGTCGAGGAGTTCGCCATCATGGCCTCGGGCGGGTTCCCGGAACCGCGCACGTGGAGCCACCGGATCCGACGAGTGCTGGCGCAGCGCAAGGGCGACTTCGACATCGTCCACGACAACCAGTGCCTCGGGTCGGGCCTGCTCGGCGTCGTGGAGGACGGCTGGCCGCTGCTCACGACGCTGCACCACCCGATCACCGTCGACCGCGACCTCGACCTGGCGGCGGCGCAGGGCGCGCGCCAGCTCACCTTGCGCCGCTGGTATCAGTTCCTCGGCATGCAGAAGCGGGTGGCGCGCCAACTTCCGCGACTCGTGACGGTGTCGACGTCGTCCAAGCGCGACATCAACGCTCAGATGGGCGTCGACCTCGACCGTCTCGGCGTCGTGCCGGTGGGCGTCGACCATGAACGCTTCCGCCGACTGCCCCACGTCAAGAAGGTGCCGGGCCGGCTGATGACGACGGCGTCGGCCGACGTGCCACTCAAGGGGCTCATGCCGCTGCTCGAAGCCGTCGCCAAGGTCAAGACCGAGCGCGACGTCACCCTCACGCTCGTCGGCAAGCCGCGATCGGGTTCGAAGGTCGCCCAGCGCGTCGCCGAACTCGGCCTGTCCGACATCGTGCAGTTCAACACCGGCATCTCCGACGACCGGATGGTCGAGCTGTTCAACGAAGCCGAGGTGGCGGTGGTGCCGTCGCTGTACGAAGGCTTCTCGCTGCCCGCCGTCGAAGCGATGGCGTGCTCGACGGCGCTGGTGGCGACCACGGGCGGGGCGCTGCCCGAAGTGGTCGGCACCGACGGCACGACCGGCGTGCTCGTGCCGCCGAACGACCCCGGGGCGCTCGCCCAGGCGATCGTCAAGGTGCTCGACAACCGCAAGTTGCGGCAGTCGCTAGAGCGCAACGGTCGCAAGCGGGTCGAGAAACTGTTCACCTGGAAAGCGTGCGCCGAGGGCACCGTGCGCGAATACGAAGAGGTGCTGCGTGCTCACCGTTAA
- the lnt gene encoding apolipoprotein N-acyltransferase, translating into MKPLLVAVAGGLAVGISLPPFGLWFLAPVGYALFFWAWQRGHRLGTAAAFNTAYFLVGLAWSLEFAVVAFVGLMLIEVLLTTLPFLIPVKHDWAFPALVTLGELLRYRWPLGGLPLAGVALGQVNGPLLPVARLAGDLAVVLVLTLVATRRLWAFALVAAIVGGSWFVPTPKATGSLRVAYAQGGGPRGLRAIENVGTDVFGNQERATARLQRPVDLVLWPEDVIDLAGPIARDPVKFEVGDLAAGLQTTLVAGVVEDSGLHHFRNAAVVWDRSGKIVDRYEKVHRVPFGEYVPARSLVKHLANITPVPRDAIAGHGDGVLLTRAGQLGVMISYEVFFADRARTAVHGGAEILLVPTNASSFKGRQVPRQEVAAARLRAVETGRDLVQAAPTGHSVFVDAHGHTWKRSRLGARAAAVTVLHTRAGTTPYQRVGDVPVVVVVLGLLVASLSPSWPGPSASRS; encoded by the coding sequence GTGAAGCCGCTTCTGGTCGCGGTCGCCGGCGGCCTCGCCGTGGGGATCTCCCTGCCCCCGTTCGGGCTGTGGTTCCTGGCGCCTGTCGGTTACGCCCTGTTCTTCTGGGCGTGGCAGCGCGGCCACCGCCTCGGCACCGCGGCGGCGTTCAACACCGCGTACTTCCTCGTCGGACTCGCCTGGTCACTCGAGTTCGCCGTGGTCGCCTTCGTCGGGCTGATGCTGATCGAGGTCCTGCTCACGACGCTGCCGTTCCTCATCCCGGTCAAACACGACTGGGCGTTTCCGGCCCTCGTGACGCTGGGCGAACTGCTGCGCTACCGCTGGCCACTCGGGGGCCTGCCCCTCGCCGGCGTCGCCCTCGGGCAGGTCAACGGGCCGCTCCTGCCCGTGGCGCGGCTGGCCGGCGACCTGGCGGTCGTGCTGGTCCTCACGCTGGTGGCCACCCGCCGACTGTGGGCGTTTGCCCTGGTAGCGGCGATTGTCGGTGGCAGCTGGTTCGTACCAACGCCGAAGGCCACCGGCTCGCTGCGCGTCGCCTACGCCCAAGGTGGCGGCCCGCGGGGGCTGCGGGCGATCGAAAACGTGGGCACCGACGTATTCGGCAACCAGGAGCGGGCGACGGCGCGGCTGCAGCGCCCCGTCGACCTCGTGCTGTGGCCCGAGGACGTCATCGACCTGGCCGGTCCCATCGCCCGCGACCCCGTCAAGTTCGAGGTCGGCGACCTGGCCGCGGGACTCCAGACGACGCTCGTCGCCGGGGTGGTCGAGGACTCGGGCCTGCACCATTTCCGCAACGCCGCGGTCGTCTGGGACCGCAGCGGCAAGATCGTCGACCGCTACGAGAAGGTCCACCGGGTGCCCTTCGGCGAGTACGTCCCGGCCCGGAGCCTGGTGAAACACCTGGCCAACATCACACCCGTCCCCCGCGACGCCATCGCCGGCCACGGCGACGGAGTGCTGCTCACCCGGGCCGGCCAGCTCGGCGTGATGATCTCCTACGAGGTCTTCTTCGCCGATCGCGCCCGCACGGCCGTCCACGGTGGCGCGGAGATCCTGCTGGTGCCCACCAACGCCTCGTCGTTCAAGGGGCGGCAGGTCCCGCGCCAGGAGGTGGCCGCCGCCCGGCTGCGGGCGGTCGAGACGGGCCGCGACCTCGTCCAGGCGGCGCCGACGGGCCATTCGGTGTTCGTCGACGCCCACGGACACACCTGGAAGCGGTCCCGACTGGGCGCCCGCGCCGCGGCGGTCACCGTTCTGCACACGCGCGCGGGCACCACGCCCTACCAGCGGGTGGGCGACGTGCCCGTCGTCGTGGTGGTGTTGGGGCTGCTAGTCGCTAGCCTGTCTCCCTCATGGCCGGGCCCCTCCGCATCGCGTTCCTGA
- a CDS encoding UvrD-helicase domain-containing protein: MARHPELVSEQKYLDGVYERLREQRERASHLLSDVLLTEGVTPQSVVEREVMAEQAQLRLGQLDVGHLPICFGRIDRDHSPSEQGLPGEAFYIGRMGVWNEDQDPLVIDWRAPVAEPFYRATGRHPMGLARRRHFMCDGHVIEAIEDEVFDPDALGDTDVDMVGAGALLAALERDRTGRMHDIVATVQREQDEIIRGSMHGVLVVQGGPGTGKTAVALHRAAYLLYTHRFPLERQGVLVVGPNPLFLRYIDQVLPSLGETGVGLYTVDGLVRTLPHSHVNPHRRGSEADAVARIKGDERMVKMMANAVKDRERALSKEARIPFGAFTLTLHVDESAEIVNAVKRRPGTHNARRKQVEQLTLKKLLAAHERRVQQIRPVNPEEAEVEVDREQRELQEREQRKRLSRVPEFVAAVDRMWPRISPEELLHDLLGAKALLKLAARGALSDAEVALLVRERSASFEDVAWTSADLALIDELRTHLDAEEIRQYGHVVVDEAQDLSPMQLRVLARRSLGSMTIVGDVAQASGHWAPSSWDQVLAHLPSIGAAPRLTELTVNYRTPGAIMDVAAAVLAEAAPELSMPRSARPGGQGPVVVRADDVTDAVVDAVRAEQSKGGTLAVVCAPEDEPRLASALAGAGITVGRDEEGLEEPVALVPVVLAKGLEFDAVIVAEPAAIVDNAKFGLRALFVALTRATKRVTIAHAQPLPAALARGLHGATR; this comes from the coding sequence TTGGCACGCCATCCTGAGCTCGTGAGCGAGCAGAAGTACCTCGACGGGGTCTACGAAAGACTCCGTGAGCAGCGAGAACGCGCGTCTCACCTGCTCAGCGACGTCCTTTTGACCGAGGGGGTCACCCCGCAGTCGGTCGTCGAGCGAGAAGTCATGGCCGAGCAGGCGCAGCTGCGCCTCGGCCAACTCGACGTCGGCCACCTGCCGATCTGCTTCGGGCGCATCGACCGCGACCACTCGCCCTCCGAGCAGGGCCTGCCGGGCGAGGCGTTCTACATCGGGCGCATGGGCGTGTGGAACGAGGACCAGGACCCGCTCGTCATCGACTGGCGCGCCCCGGTGGCCGAACCCTTCTACCGGGCGACGGGCCGCCATCCGATGGGCCTCGCCCGGCGCCGTCACTTCATGTGCGACGGCCACGTGATCGAGGCGATCGAAGATGAGGTGTTCGACCCCGACGCGCTCGGCGACACCGACGTCGACATGGTCGGCGCCGGCGCCTTGCTCGCCGCCCTCGAGCGCGACCGCACCGGCCGCATGCACGACATCGTGGCGACGGTCCAGCGCGAGCAGGACGAGATCATCCGCGGCTCGATGCACGGGGTGCTCGTCGTCCAGGGCGGGCCCGGGACCGGCAAGACCGCGGTGGCGCTGCACCGTGCCGCGTATTTGCTCTACACGCACCGCTTCCCGCTCGAGCGCCAGGGCGTGCTGGTCGTCGGGCCGAACCCGCTCTTCCTGCGCTACATCGACCAGGTGCTGCCGTCGCTCGGCGAGACCGGCGTGGGGCTCTACACCGTCGACGGCCTCGTGCGAACGCTGCCGCACTCGCACGTCAACCCGCACCGGCGCGGCTCCGAGGCCGACGCTGTCGCCCGCATCAAGGGCGACGAGCGGATGGTCAAGATGATGGCGAACGCCGTCAAGGACCGCGAGCGCGCCCTGAGCAAGGAGGCGCGCATTCCCTTCGGGGCCTTCACCCTGACGCTGCACGTCGACGAGTCGGCGGAGATCGTCAACGCCGTGAAGCGCCGGCCGGGCACGCACAACGCCCGGCGCAAGCAGGTCGAGCAGCTGACGCTGAAGAAGTTGCTGGCGGCGCACGAGCGGCGCGTCCAGCAGATCCGGCCGGTCAACCCGGAAGAGGCGGAGGTCGAGGTCGACCGGGAACAGCGGGAACTGCAAGAGCGCGAGCAGCGCAAGCGGCTGTCGCGGGTGCCGGAGTTCGTGGCCGCCGTCGACCGCATGTGGCCCCGCATCTCGCCTGAGGAACTCCTCCACGACCTGCTCGGCGCCAAGGCACTACTGAAGCTGGCGGCCCGCGGCGCGTTGAGCGACGCGGAAGTGGCGTTGCTGGTGCGCGAGCGCAGCGCGTCGTTCGAGGACGTGGCGTGGACCTCGGCCGACCTCGCGCTCATCGACGAGCTGCGCACGCACCTCGACGCCGAGGAGATCCGCCAATACGGCCACGTCGTGGTCGACGAGGCGCAGGATCTGTCGCCGATGCAGCTGCGGGTGCTGGCCCGCCGCTCGCTCGGCTCGATGACCATCGTGGGCGACGTCGCCCAGGCCAGCGGCCACTGGGCGCCGTCGTCGTGGGATCAGGTGCTGGCGCACCTGCCCTCGATCGGCGCCGCGCCGCGCCTGACCGAACTCACGGTGAACTACCGCACGCCGGGGGCGATCATGGACGTGGCCGCCGCGGTGCTGGCGGAGGCCGCGCCCGAGCTGAGCATGCCGCGCTCGGCCCGTCCGGGCGGGCAAGGCCCCGTGGTCGTGCGGGCCGACGACGTGACCGACGCCGTCGTCGACGCGGTGCGGGCCGAGCAGTCCAAGGGCGGCACCCTGGCCGTCGTGTGCGCCCCTGAGGACGAGCCGCGGCTGGCCTCGGCGTTGGCCGGCGCCGGCATCACGGTGGGTCGCGACGAGGAGGGGTTGGAGGAACCCGTGGCCCTGGTCCCGGTGGTGCTCGCCAAGGGCCTCG